gattccggaCACCTAATATCTTAGAgtgctagttgaatggatattgtgtatgatttaaatacttgtagaattaatgattagtcatTAAGGAATCCGTCAACTCTCGGTAAAGAATTTGAGCTCTATAATTATAATGACTCAGATGAATAAAACCTTGGTCAAGGGGATtgaataaatgaaaaaatgagtttcttaggtcattcacattttattataataatagtaatacgttagagtttgacaattaaatcatactctaagggttaaccaagagctggaaagatggaaggaattatactttgttcttctgagattcttagtaaaaatatattacttcacACTATCGGGTCGTTGAGGAGTGTTGGTAGACACCAACCGTGATTGGTAAATTTAGTATAactaatttactacccgcttagtattgaacctatggggtcacacactaacgagtgttctaatctttgttgtagaattatttaattattattttgatttgatcaaataaataattatattaattcaaatggaatattattatattcttttctagcaccaagaatataataataatatgataattgagaatattaaatgagatttgagaataattagttattctatttctaaatttgaatCCTAAATTTGGATGAGATCCTAACTGATTCTGTTTCAAATTAAGTTATGATATGATTGATAAATTTGAAAGATTCaagtttaaaataataagatatgatttaaatttgaattgagattcaaatttaaaatcagtaataaatctcatactatatatatgtatgccaAGAGTAGAGAAAGAGTAGAGGAATAACAGGAGAGAATAACAAGAGTTTTATTCCTTAACTCTACACACATAAATGTATATGAGCCTAATTTTTTGAGAAGAATTTATGGTGTGCAAAACGTTGCAAAGAGGttctcaatttagatcagaTATCCATTGGTCAAAGTGTTGACAGCAAAGGTTGGTCTCGGTATAGATACGTATAGCGCCTTCGTACTATCGAAGGAAAAAGTGATTTTTACTAAAGCGTCTAAAGGTATTTAGATCTGATCTATGTATTATTTCTAGAATaaaatttaagcacaaaatagatctttattattactttcttttcttccacTGCGTGTTATGAACACATGGTAATTCTTTAGTGGTATTAGAGCTTTggcttttttatatttaaattttattcctattttttttagatttgtgAATTAATAGgattaattcattttttttaaacatgCGATGTAGTTATTTTGATTGAGATGattttctaataaattaatagttaGTTTATTTcaatgttaattatttaattatgattaaattattattttttatggttACAATTTTAATcgaattttatttgattttcttatCATGACTTTGAAACATCACTTTAAAggaatataaataattatttttatatataagtgTATATATTGAGAATCTCAAATTTGATTTGACAGTTTTATAAAGATAAATGTTAGtatattaaaaatcaaattttgatttgCTTAATGTGTTTTGAACactataattttagaaattaattttttctaatattctTGATTATAAAGAGCGACCTGACAAATAGGagttttatttttaagataATAATCAGTATATACATTTGATGTATTAtggatttaattttatatttttacctAGACAATCTGGGTGTATAAAATTTAATCCATGAATATTGGTAGAAATTCTCTAACAAGAAGtttgtcaaaaaaaatttatctcttaTTTACAAGGAGCAACCTTCACCAGGAGACTTGTATTCAAAGATACAATTTATTTATGCATATGATAATGTATAAGGagaattaattttatacttGAACCTAGACAACCTAGgggtataaaatataattcagtTAAATAATTGTTTGACAACCAGATAATTATTTGAGATTATAATTGTATGTGATACAATTTAATCATATTTATTTGGAATATGTATGAGTAACAACTTGACAACCAATGTACTCATTCACgattttaaataactttttttttttcagaaaataTAGATTTCTTGATTtactttcatattttaaatttttaaatatgtcCATATTTCGTATGGCATACTTGAAAGTAATATATTGACATTTGAGAATTGTTCTcatgtatgaaaggattatcaTGGAGATGATAAttctattaaaataatatcttccaataaaattatttttgaaatgaTCAGAACTTTTGAAatatttgtaatattattttacaTGGGTTGTTTGGACAGCCATAAGTTCTAATTTGAAAGGCATCTCCCAACTATTTATTATTGAACATCTTGAGAAGATGTGGTGCCCAAAGTAAGATAATATGACTATCAAAGATTTTATTTAAACTAGTGGGAGTATTGGGtaatatattttgaattaaGCAACTTTAAAAGTTGAAATGCCATTAGGAAAATGGTTTTTGCGAGAATTGTTCTTGCAAGCATTTTTGGaaatttattttgttacaaataatttataattggCTTTAATATGATTAAAATTTGTGATCTTCTTGGAAAAACTCAATATAAGTACTGAGGATGAGGATGCGAATCAAAATTGCTCTTAAGGGTTAGTTTGACGAATAATAAAGATattaagtatttttattataagagtTTAAAGTAAAATCTCTAATATCTAATTGACATTTTATTAAATAGAGAATGAGATTTTCTCAATGCATAAATACTAGTACTCTATGTACTCCATCATGTTTAGAGAAAcataaaatttgatttagttGAGTATTATTGTTTGTTAAATATTTGGACTATATTTTAGAAATGTTGCTAAATTAACAAATTTCTCactaaatcaattttttacCCATATGAGATATGAAAAAGGCATAAGCTGAAACTCAAGAATATTAGAGTTTGGAGATGTCTTATTATGTGTTAAGAGATTGCACAACAATAGAATTGATATTAGGTCCGATAAATGAGATTTATTGGTTACCCTAAAAAAATAATGAGATTATTTTTATCACTCTTCTTATGACAAAGTGTCTGTGATAAGAGGATAAACTCTTTTTTAGAAAAGGAATTCCATCTTAAAGAAAGCCTAGGAGTACAATTAACCCTAACTCTTGTCAAATTAATGAATTTGTGAACCCTAAGTAATTCTAGTGTTGTTGTATGAAATTTAGATTGAATTGTATGTGTACTTGGAAACAATTTGGTGGTATTAGAGGCAAATTGACAAAGTTGAGAGATTTAGCGTGAACTTTGGGGCTGTGGATAATTGTTAACGGTGGAATCTTGAGGTGTTTCGAGATTAACGGAAAATCGGCCAatgtatgattttggtttcttgtaTTCAATATATAATATCTTGTAAAAATTTAGGTTAGGTGACCATATGATAGGTGTGAGTGCATGAGTATGTCAATTGATTAGTATCTTTGATGAAAATTATTGATTTAGATTGAGTATTTGTTGGTGATTATTGTTTATGATAGAAATAGAAGGATAAATGATGATTGATAAGTTAATAATAATGAATATGTATAGATGATGAATTATTAATGATCTTGTTGGTTAATTGAGGAATTTATGTATGAGGTTATGTAAAATTGAGGTATGATTAGTTATGATAGGGTGTGGGTCTGTGTTGCTatgattttgatatattttggtGCTGGGTATTGTTGAGAGGATATGGTTAGTGATTTATGTTTtgtgaaaatagaggtttggAAGATTTTGTGAAAAACTAGTTTTTTGGTAGAACTTCGGCGAGTCATAATTTGACTTTCGGATCCTCAAATTCTTTCAAATTTGTTTCATATGAAAATTGGGTCCGTGAAGTTCATGCTGTTCGAGAAACagatgaaaaatgttttaaaacgaaaaagttatgcgcGTCGAAAGTTCGGAGTACAAAACTGAAATTTTGCAGCATTAAGCATTTTGGCCACTCTGTATATCTTGCGTACGCGACCACTACACGCGACGTGACCAACTCTTTCGGGTTGGGCATCTTGCGTACACGAGAAAGGTGGCTTGCGTACGCGAGCAAGGAAAAactcacccacgcgtacgcatgaccccTGTTTTCAGCAAAGTAGATTTTATGTTTCAAAACCTAATTTTGAACTTCTAAAacttctatttttattcttttaaccCCTAAACCTTAGTTGGATACTTAGTAATGAGACGAAATTAAGAAGGGGTAGTAACTTGAGAGTGAAGCAAGTTGTGGGATAATGAATTATGATTGGGAAGTGGTAATTTTGAGCTTGAGAAGTGTTAAATGAACTGATATAATTATgaagataataataattaatgaatttCAATGGGATAGAAATGGGTTGATGAGGATTATGACATTAAGGTATAATggtaattgaatttaaatgaattGAATGAGATAGAGGTGCCCGGATAAGAGGCAGTGATAATGACCACTCACTTCGGGTATATGTTAAAAAAGTGTGGAGATGTTGAGAATGTATGGAAAATGAATTAATGAATTAATGATTATGACTAAATTGgaataataatgaaaataaacttgAATTTGATTGTGATATGCCTCCGGGTAAGACGCAGTGGTGTTATCAACTTGCTTCGGGTAAGAGGCGAGATTGTTGGGTAAGATGCAGTGGTGTTATCCACTTGTTCCGGTTAAGAATTCAAAGCTTCGGGTATGAATTGAGAATGATTAACTCAATGAATGGATGAAAGAATGAATTGTAATGATAATGAAAATGTGTTTTTGTATGTGACTCCGGGTAAGATACAGTAGTGttatccacttgctccgggtaagAGTCAATAAGTCGAGTAAGATGCAGTGGTGTTATCCACTTGCTCTGGGAAGGTTCAAGGCTTCAGGTAAGACGCAAGGACTGTATTCTGTCgccacttgctccgggtcaagAACTGTAACACCGTCTGAGTAAGAGGCAGTGGTGAGGTTGTCCTTTGCTCCAGGTACGCGGGTAAGATACAAGGGTTGTGGCGTTGTCCCACTTGCTCTGTGTTTGGTGTTCTGTCTAGAGTTAGCTACCAGACATGTCAGGTTTGATTTtttaaccgacagatgagactcatcagccgtaggacaggcatgcatcatatgcatatgtttGATTTGCCTTTTTGTGCATTAATTAGGAGTGGCTATGTGAATTAGTATGTCTAATTGTTATACTTGCTACTTGCATTACTTGCACTCTAATTGTGTTTgcctttgtttatttttttgtttgtgtGGTTCCACCGGAGTTGGGAGGACTAGAAGAAGGTGAAGGATTAAGGATTTTGGTTAGAGTTTAGTTAAGTTTAAGAACCTTAGAGAACTACCCTCTGTTTATGGTTTCTGTCTTAAGtctttaagttttataatttGAGTGTCGGAGTTTTAGGATTGTCTCTGGCTTTCCcagaccttatatattatgtatgtgGGTTCCATTACCATGTTGAAAACCTCTGATTCTCATTCCATAcgtgttgttatttttcatatgcaggtTGAGAAGTATCACACTGTATATTCTGGAGATTCTAAGGAAGCGAAGAACTCTTGGGACTCAGAGttgtaatttatttatatttatatttatatatgtatatagattctTCACCTTGCATCTTATGTTtgtccctcttagaggttgacttgGAGAAACAGGTTGTTGGTTTTCTGTTTTGGGTTACTTTGgagtgtatatatatgtatatgtatactCTGGTCGGTCTTTGCTTCGCAAGCCGAGTCCAGAGCTTGTTAATTGCATTTTGGAACTCTGATCTTATACATATATTATCATTTCCGTTCAATCTTATCTACCTTTCTACTTTTATCCGATCGTGAGTGTTGCGTTGTTCTACTTTTATTTCGTTCAATAACTTTTCTTCAAAAGGCTTCTAGATAAAAATATCCTTgctatattatataaatatttttttttcttttagaggtcgtagcaTCTCGTCACTTCTATTTTACATCTTAGGTGTAAAGCTCTGGGTGGTAGGGTGTTATATCCTCCTTATTTAATAATTGAATTAGTTGTCTTTACGAAATTTTCATGATCTAACTTATATAGAATATCATTGACAGTTATAATATTATAAGGGTTAATTTCGAATTATATattgtatattattattatttataaagttattactttttttaatatttatagaaCGTTATTGACACTTGTAATATTATATGGGTTAATGATAGAATTAGTCTTGAAGAATGAGtccttttttaaatttatttctgaaaaaatttatcaattaaattaaaaattaattttaatgcactgttagtataaattataaaatagttttacacATACATCTAATTACGTAACGTTACAccagtaaaaataataatttttcacATTAATCCGTAAATGATCATCCAAAAGAACGGATGTGATTGTACGATAGTATAAAACGCTTTACACTCTtagtgtatcaaaattaaactcccaaattaatcttttaaaatttataaattaattatttttatccttttgtGATTCCATAAATAATTTACattaacaattaatttataattttttaaacgAATTTTgttgataaaattttttaggtacgattttaaaaaattacctaCTTTTAAAGGACTTGTTTCACTAGTATTAACTACTCTTGAAGAGGTAGCTTAATTTTCAGTTCTTAACATATTATCATGTTTGAGAAGTGTTAAGAAGtagtaatttttgtgttttgtagcCATCAAATagttatcaataatatttttaatagtgtaagattttatcaaacaatataaaattattcacTTTTCTTTTACTATTACATGCTGGtcagaatttaataaaattgctGGTACTTATACTTTTCCATCATGTTTTATTGGAAATGGCATTTAGCAATCATTAACAGGAGTCCGATATACCTAGCTACCTAAACATGTTTTTGACAGTAACATATACTATATATGCttcataatataataattaggagtgtttttaaaaattaatttactcCAAATTAAACTGAAATTACATCAAACcagtttaaataaataaatcagtTAATTGAACACTGCCTGACGAAGCCTGGGTCGACCAAGAGCTCCATCATTTCCAGTCTTGGAGACCTGGAAATAATGTAGGCCCAATCTACTCTTATTCAACGGTGGAAATTGTATAAACCTCTTCCCCTGCCATGGACCATATTATAACTTTCTGCACCTCGTGATGAGCACATTCATTGGTATTTAGTAGGAAGCATAGAGAAAATGATGGCTAATGCACTTGGAGGCTTAGGTTAATTTGAGGCAAGTAATTtgttatgattattgatgaaaACTGGAAGCATGATTCATGAATACTGCTAAAGTGATACATCATACATTCAACTGAATTACTAATTAAGAATCCTCAACCAAAGAAAGTAATTAGTAATTCTTTTTtcatattcaaaaaaaaaaattatatatgtatacatATATGAGAGTAAATTAGAGTGTTTCAACTTCCAATTCAAAGCAAGTCACATGGGGTTTTATTTTCTGAGAGGCGTGTAGATCCAGCAAAGCAGGTAGTTATGCAGATCTATCCTGAAAGTAGATGGTTTCCACTTTCCACTCTCTCTAGTCCCTTCTATTCATTCATTGATTCCATGTCCTTTCTCTGAGAGTACGTGAACATTACACTGTAACAATAAACAATACTCGATTCTTTTGTGATTACATAACATACACATTCAATTACATTTACCAACATCTCAGTCATCTTATTTCATACACCCTTGCCGCGTCCTCTAGCAATTACCGCACTTATTATGAGTTCCACtactaaattagttattattaattcACTCACACAAGTCACAAACAATAGTATATATTCATTGGTTACCACTAACTGTGGTGTTTGTGACTCACACATATACATCTTGAATTCATACATGAGGAAGTAGAAGCACACTTGGCGTGCGTCAGTGAACTTAGAACATAAATAGTTAGCTTTCatttaagagaaaaacaacaaaaagccAAATCCACATCTCTTTCTCTCCATCGTCACATTGCGTCACCATCTCCACCTTCCAAATTCAATGTCAAAATACGCTCCTCACATTGCGTCATCATCTCAATCCTCCGTATGATCCAAATCAAAACCTTATGAGTTATTACAACGTGACGCTATAAGCTAAATAGATATAGCTATAAGCCTTGCATTGTGGTGGTAGTTTTCATAACAAGAATTTAGGATCGGATGGGAAACTGCCAGGCGGCAGAAGCAGCCACCGTGGTGATCCAGCATCCAGGGAACAAGATCGAGAGGATTTACTGGTCTGTTAGTGCTCGCCAGGTGATGGACTCCAACCCTGGTCACTACGTTGCGCATGTCATTCACTCTTCCAACCACTTCAAGCTTCTTCGTCCCACTGATACGTTGCTTATTGGCCAGCTTTACCGCTTAATCAGTTTTCAAGGTACCTACCTTATACCTATAACTCACTACTATTATTCCGCTTAATCTTTTCTTGATTACAGATGTGTTAAAGGAGTTTGCTGCCAAGAAATCCGTTAAACTTGGCAAGCTGCTCAAGGACAGAGCTGCTCTAGGGGTTGAAATGAAGCACAAAGATCTCTCTAATCCCAATCCTTCTACTGCTAAGGTGAATAGTGCACATACATGCATACATAACAAAAACATAATGAAGCCGGTTTTTATTGCCATGAAGCAATGTTTGATTATTGATTGGGGAGTGTATAGGGAGCCGTATGGCTTTTTGTTTTTACGTATTTCACTATTTGATTGTCTTCTGTTTTGATACCGCAAGAGGGAAAACAGAGGGACAAAGGAGAAAGAAGGAAATGGATCTTCCTTTCTCTGTCCGTTTCCATTTTGAGGCTATCAGATGCCTTTTTCTCCCGAGATCTGTTTGCATCGGTAAAGTTTAAAAGTTTATAGGACAAAAACCTCACGTTTTGACAAtaaaaatcatgagatgatTATTTAACGATATCAATTTAGACAAGGTGAAAACTTAGATCCAGTCGACTtcaagttgatagttgagagccgtt
The genomic region above belongs to Arachis stenosperma cultivar V10309 chromosome 5, arast.V10309.gnm1.PFL2, whole genome shotgun sequence and contains:
- the LOC130982234 gene encoding uncharacterized protein LOC130982234, encoding MGNCQAAEAATVVIQHPGNKIERIYWSVSARQVMDSNPGHYVAHVIHSSNHFKLLRPTDTLLIGQLYRLISFQDVLKEFAAKKSVKLGKLLKDRAALGVEMKHKDLSNPNPSTAKVERGGEVHGMRSSSSSKKKKKGSGGGGQQWRPALQSIAEFGT